A genomic region of Tsukamurella pulmonis contains the following coding sequences:
- a CDS encoding glutaredoxin family protein gives MAVITLLTREGCGMCARAHDELTALVAELHAAERTVEYRQLDVDAPGNTEYRGEYGDMLPVVLLDGEQHSYWEADIPQLRADILG, from the coding sequence ATGGCCGTGATCACTCTGCTCACCAGGGAGGGGTGCGGGATGTGCGCCCGCGCCCACGACGAGCTCACCGCGCTCGTCGCCGAACTCCACGCCGCCGAGCGCACCGTCGAGTACCGGCAACTGGACGTCGACGCGCCCGGTAACACCGAGTACCGGGGCGAGTACGGCGACATGCTGCCCGTGGTCCTGCTCGACGGGGAGCAGCACAGCTACTGGGAAGCGGACATTCCGCAGCTGCGGGCGGATATCCTGGGCTGA
- a CDS encoding HAD family hydrolase: protein MSDQANADERRQSAAGEASADAAHSLLLEKEGREDGQVPPDLTAAAFFDVDNTMVQGASIVHFARGLAARNYFSYSDLASAAWAQAKFRLTGKENSDDVAAGREKALSFIAGRSTEELKAVGEEIYDEIIADKIWPGTRALAQMHLDAGQQVWLVTATPVELAQTIADRLGLTGALGTVAESQDGVFTGKLVGDILHGLGKAHAVRSLAIREGLNLKRCTAYSDSHNDVPMLSLVGTAVAINPDSDLRDVARVRGWEIRDYRTGRKAAKIGVPTAIGVGAAIGGAAALIKHFSDD from the coding sequence TTGTCCGACCAGGCCAACGCCGACGAACGTCGGCAGAGTGCGGCGGGCGAAGCGAGCGCGGACGCCGCTCACTCGCTGCTGCTCGAGAAGGAGGGCCGCGAGGACGGGCAGGTGCCGCCGGATCTCACCGCGGCCGCGTTCTTCGACGTCGACAACACGATGGTGCAGGGCGCGTCGATCGTGCACTTCGCCCGCGGCCTCGCCGCGCGCAACTACTTCTCCTACTCCGACCTCGCCTCCGCGGCGTGGGCACAGGCCAAGTTCCGGCTCACGGGCAAGGAGAACAGCGACGACGTGGCCGCCGGCCGGGAGAAGGCGCTCTCCTTCATCGCGGGCCGCTCCACCGAGGAGCTGAAGGCCGTCGGCGAGGAGATCTACGACGAGATCATCGCCGACAAGATCTGGCCGGGCACCCGCGCGCTCGCGCAGATGCACCTCGACGCCGGCCAGCAGGTGTGGCTGGTGACGGCCACCCCCGTCGAGCTGGCGCAGACCATCGCCGACCGGCTCGGCCTCACCGGCGCGCTGGGCACCGTCGCCGAATCGCAGGACGGGGTGTTCACCGGCAAGCTGGTCGGCGACATCCTGCACGGCCTGGGCAAGGCGCACGCCGTCCGGTCGCTGGCGATCCGCGAGGGCCTGAACCTCAAGCGCTGCACCGCGTACAGCGATTCGCACAACGACGTGCCGATGCTCTCCCTGGTGGGCACGGCCGTCGCGATCAACCCCGATTCGGACCTGCGCGACGTCGCGCGGGTGCGGGGCTGGGAGATCCGCGACTACCGCACCGGCCGCAAGGCCGCCAAGATCGGCGTCCCCACGGCCATCGGCGTGGGCGCCGCGATCGGCGGCGCCGCCGCGCTGATCAAGCACTTCAGCGACGACTAG
- a CDS encoding lysophospholipid acyltransferase family protein, with protein MTNPSGSQHAKVLQLPVSIDTARTEGRERAQQRHPSALTGTPASSAPRREATVHALNPDYIAAAQPGEPGPGWRERAAESVVDGAAFVRERLTGDYDIDPFGFDPHLTDAVFLPALRPVYDKWFRVDTTGAENLPVEGGALLVANHSGVIPLDGLMSAVAVHDNHPEQRHLRLLAADLAFEYPFIGEVARKLGATVACNADAEALLTRGELVAVWPEGFKGIGKLYRDRYKLQRFGRGGFVTAAIRAQVPIIPVSIVGAEETYPMLADVKPVARLLGLPYAPITPLFPWLGPLGMVPLPSKWHIEFGEPIATDRFTEADADDPMVVFELTDNVRETIQQSLYRILARRKNIFQDF; from the coding sequence ATGACCAACCCATCAGGCTCTCAGCACGCGAAGGTGCTGCAGTTGCCCGTGTCCATCGACACCGCGCGCACCGAGGGGCGCGAGCGCGCCCAGCAGCGGCACCCGTCCGCGCTGACCGGCACGCCGGCATCGTCGGCCCCGCGCCGCGAGGCCACGGTGCACGCCCTCAACCCCGACTACATCGCCGCCGCCCAGCCGGGGGAGCCCGGTCCGGGCTGGCGCGAGCGCGCCGCGGAATCGGTGGTCGACGGTGCCGCCTTCGTCCGCGAGCGCCTCACCGGCGACTACGACATCGACCCGTTCGGCTTCGATCCGCACCTGACCGACGCGGTCTTCCTGCCGGCGCTGCGGCCCGTCTACGACAAGTGGTTCCGCGTGGACACCACCGGCGCCGAGAATCTCCCCGTCGAGGGCGGCGCGCTGCTGGTGGCGAACCACTCCGGCGTCATCCCGCTCGACGGGCTCATGTCCGCCGTCGCGGTGCACGACAACCATCCCGAGCAGCGGCATCTGCGGCTGCTCGCCGCCGATCTGGCCTTCGAGTACCCGTTCATCGGCGAGGTCGCGCGCAAGCTGGGCGCCACCGTCGCCTGCAACGCCGACGCCGAGGCGCTGCTCACCCGCGGTGAGCTCGTCGCCGTGTGGCCCGAGGGCTTCAAGGGCATCGGCAAGCTCTACCGCGACCGGTACAAGCTGCAGCGCTTCGGGCGCGGCGGTTTCGTGACGGCCGCGATCCGCGCGCAGGTGCCGATCATCCCCGTGTCGATCGTGGGCGCGGAGGAGACCTACCCGATGCTCGCCGACGTCAAGCCCGTCGCGCGGCTGCTCGGCCTGCCCTACGCGCCGATCACGCCGCTGTTCCCGTGGCTGGGCCCGCTGGGCATGGTGCCGCTGCCGTCCAAGTGGCACATCGAGTTCGGCGAGCCCATCGCCACCGACCGCTTCACCGAGGCCGACGCCGACGACCCGATGGTGGTCTTCGAGCTCACCGACAACGTCCGCGAGACCATCCAGCAGTCGCTCTACCGCATCCTCGCGCGCCGGAAGAACATCTTCCAGGACTTCTAG
- a CDS encoding NAD-dependent epimerase/dehydratase family protein: protein MSESVVSAPRVVMVTGASTFVGGYLVRRLAQRPDIERVIGVDAVPPTKTMHRRMEPAEFIRVDYRSHIFGKIMATNEVDTVVHCSTSVTDNHFPSASTKDAIVFGSMRVFAACQKSETVKRVVMRSSTQVYGSRSRNPALITEDLGGGSAAIGHPRDLLDAEAYARSMARRRTDLDLTILRLAPILGPNIETLLGSLFERPVVPSIVGRDARLQLLHEDDALGALEHAVVAGRPGTYNIAGDGAISMSQAIRLSGRVPLPVVGPAFGPAVAAIRGRGRGQTDRVQLAYLRFGNAFDTTRMRREFGFEPRLSTRQVMEDTARHGRAEPTIGVDSFVGVEQRVASLARRFAGIGSSGRHGWTVDL from the coding sequence ATGAGTGAGTCGGTCGTCAGCGCGCCGCGCGTCGTCATGGTGACGGGGGCCTCCACGTTCGTGGGCGGCTACCTCGTGCGCCGGCTCGCGCAGCGTCCGGACATCGAGCGCGTGATCGGCGTGGACGCCGTCCCGCCCACCAAGACGATGCACCGCCGGATGGAGCCGGCCGAGTTCATCCGCGTCGACTACCGCAGCCACATCTTCGGCAAGATCATGGCCACCAACGAGGTCGACACGGTGGTCCACTGCTCCACCTCGGTCACCGACAACCACTTCCCGTCCGCGTCCACCAAGGACGCCATCGTCTTCGGCTCCATGCGGGTCTTCGCCGCGTGCCAGAAGTCGGAGACGGTCAAGCGGGTCGTCATGCGCTCGTCCACCCAGGTCTACGGCTCGCGCTCGCGCAATCCCGCCCTGATCACCGAGGACCTCGGCGGCGGCTCCGCCGCGATCGGCCACCCGCGCGATCTCCTCGACGCGGAGGCCTACGCCCGCAGCATGGCCCGTCGCCGCACCGATCTGGACCTGACGATCCTGCGCCTGGCACCGATCCTCGGCCCCAACATCGAGACCCTGCTCGGCTCGCTGTTCGAGCGCCCCGTCGTGCCCTCGATCGTGGGCCGCGACGCCCGCCTGCAACTGCTGCACGAGGACGACGCCCTCGGTGCGCTCGAGCACGCCGTGGTGGCGGGCAGGCCGGGCACCTACAACATCGCCGGCGACGGTGCCATCTCCATGTCGCAGGCCATCCGCCTGTCCGGCCGGGTACCGCTGCCCGTCGTGGGGCCCGCGTTCGGGCCGGCCGTCGCCGCGATCCGCGGCCGCGGCCGAGGTCAGACGGACCGGGTGCAGCTCGCCTACCTGCGGTTCGGCAACGCCTTCGACACCACCCGGATGCGGCGCGAGTTCGGCTTCGAACCGCGTCTGAGCACGCGGCAGGTCATGGAGGACACCGCCCGCCACGGTCGCGCAGAACCTACAATCGGTGTGGATTCCTTCGTGGGCGTCGAGCAGCGGGTCGCCTCGCTCGCCCGGCGGTTCGCGGGAATCGGTTCTTCAGGACGGCACGGCTGGACGGTAGATCTATGA
- a CDS encoding 30S ribosomal protein bS22, translated as MGSVIKKRRKRMSKKKHRKLLRRTRVQRRKLGK; from the coding sequence ATGGGTTCAGTGATCAAGAAGCGCCGCAAGCGCATGTCGAAGAAGAAGCACCGCAAGCTGCTCCGTCGCACTCGCGTGCAGCGTAGGAAACTCGGCAAGTAG
- a CDS encoding helix-turn-helix domain-containing protein, with amino-acid sequence MASANKNTKPAEIGAGAQAPQAAGSSFLTVAEVATLMRVSKMTVYRLVHNGELPAVRVGRSFRVHEKAVHDYLQTSFFDAG; translated from the coding sequence ATGGCGTCTGCAAACAAGAACACCAAGCCCGCCGAGATCGGTGCCGGAGCCCAGGCTCCCCAGGCAGCCGGCTCGTCGTTCCTGACGGTGGCCGAGGTCGCCACCCTCATGCGGGTGTCGAAGATGACGGTCTACCGCCTGGTGCACAACGGGGAGCTCCCCGCGGTGCGCGTGGGCCGGTCCTTCCGGGTCCACGAGAAGGCCGTCCACGACTACCTGCAGACCTCGTTCTTCGACGCGGGCTAG
- the proC gene encoding pyrroline-5-carboxylate reductase: protein MDGRIALIGGGRIGEALLGGLVAAGHAPSALTVAEPNAGRGGELAERYGVSTVTTVAEAVDGADLVVIAVKPDVVSAILPDVASALQPGAVVASVAAGVPTGVYEAALPDGTPVVRVMPNTAMLVGKSMSGIAGGRDAGEPHVALVREVMEAVGQTLVVPESKLDALTALSGSGPAYAFLVAEAMIDAGVDLGLTRDQASTLATHTIAGAGALMVETSSSPVELRAAVTSPGGTTAAAIRELEKNGLRPAFYAATRACAERSAELGKLA, encoded by the coding sequence ATGGATGGTCGTATCGCGCTGATCGGCGGCGGACGGATCGGGGAGGCCCTGCTCGGCGGCCTCGTGGCGGCCGGGCACGCCCCGTCGGCGCTCACGGTGGCGGAGCCCAACGCGGGCCGCGGCGGGGAGCTCGCGGAGCGCTACGGGGTGTCGACGGTGACCACCGTCGCGGAGGCGGTCGACGGGGCCGATCTCGTGGTGATCGCCGTCAAGCCCGACGTGGTCTCCGCGATCCTGCCCGACGTGGCCTCCGCGCTGCAGCCGGGCGCCGTCGTCGCCTCGGTCGCGGCGGGTGTCCCCACGGGGGTCTACGAGGCCGCTCTGCCCGACGGGACGCCCGTCGTGCGGGTCATGCCCAACACGGCGATGCTCGTCGGGAAGTCGATGAGCGGGATCGCGGGCGGGCGCGACGCCGGCGAGCCGCACGTGGCGCTCGTGCGCGAGGTGATGGAGGCGGTAGGGCAGACCCTCGTCGTGCCGGAGTCCAAGCTCGACGCGCTCACCGCACTGTCGGGCTCCGGGCCCGCCTACGCCTTTCTCGTCGCCGAGGCGATGATCGACGCGGGGGTCGATCTGGGGCTCACGCGCGACCAGGCGAGCACCCTCGCGACGCACACGATCGCGGGCGCGGGTGCACTAATGGTTGAGACTTCCTCGTCCCCCGTCGAGCTCCGGGCGGCGGTGACTTCGCCGGGCGGAACGACGGCGGCGGCGATCCGCGAGCTGGAGAAAAACGGCCTGCGACCTGCGTTTTATGCGGCGACCCGGGCGTGTGCGGAGCGTTCGGCCGAGCTCGGGAAGCTCGCGTAG
- a CDS encoding thioesterase family protein: protein MALFADLVSVTKAPGGYTAEIDPTWTVGSKVHGGALLAVVAAAARAAYRDDGGDPDVEPVVISAEYLGAPDAGPLELRTDVRKRGRTTSFVNVEAVQGERVYVQAAVTLARRDEGEERYAEPTPLDAMPPTPPPTALAWDPEHPAAKIFKVGRVAEVHYDADTLPVIEGRIGAAETRGWVRLREEPLSGLFALLATDISLPVVANLGGVGWAPTITLTASVRREPVNGWLRFRASAPVVGQRWFEEDHVLVDESGHVVATSRQLAMMPAPKPEKN from the coding sequence ATGGCTTTGTTCGCGGATCTGGTGTCCGTCACGAAGGCCCCCGGCGGGTACACCGCCGAGATCGACCCCACATGGACGGTGGGCAGCAAGGTGCACGGCGGTGCGCTGCTCGCCGTCGTCGCGGCGGCGGCGCGGGCCGCCTACCGCGACGACGGGGGAGACCCGGACGTCGAGCCCGTGGTGATCTCCGCGGAGTACCTCGGCGCCCCCGACGCCGGCCCTCTCGAGCTGCGCACCGACGTGCGCAAGCGCGGCCGCACCACCTCGTTCGTCAACGTCGAGGCCGTGCAGGGCGAGCGCGTCTACGTCCAGGCGGCCGTGACGCTGGCCCGCCGCGACGAGGGCGAGGAGCGCTACGCCGAGCCGACGCCGCTCGACGCGATGCCGCCGACCCCGCCGCCCACCGCGCTGGCCTGGGATCCCGAGCACCCCGCGGCCAAGATCTTCAAGGTCGGCCGCGTGGCCGAGGTGCACTACGACGCCGACACCCTGCCGGTGATCGAGGGCCGCATCGGCGCCGCCGAGACCCGCGGCTGGGTGCGGCTGCGCGAGGAGCCCCTGTCCGGGCTGTTCGCGCTGCTCGCCACCGACATCTCGCTGCCCGTGGTCGCCAACCTCGGCGGCGTCGGCTGGGCGCCGACGATCACGCTGACCGCGTCGGTGCGCCGCGAGCCCGTGAACGGCTGGCTGCGCTTCCGCGCGTCCGCGCCCGTCGTCGGGCAGCGGTGGTTCGAGGAGGACCACGTGCTGGTCGACGAGTCCGGGCACGTCGTCGCGACGTCCCGGCAGCTGGCGATGATGCCGGCCCCCAAGCCCGAGAAGAACTGA
- a CDS encoding sugar phosphate isomerase/epimerase family protein: MSGIAVGLSTASVYPEKLEDAFRYAAETGYDGVELMVWHETASQDIANVAGLSMRYDVPVLSVHAPCLLISQRVWGPDPLAKLGRAVTAAEDLGADTVVVHPPFRWQRRYAEHFVDLVHELEDGSHVAVAVENMFPLRFDVLRRNESVERLRRRGNPGAAVSAFSPSIDPTDVGYAHYTLDLSHTATAGVDALALMDRMGDGLRHLHLTDGLGAAVDEHLVPGHGTQPAAEVCRRLATSGFDGHVILEIATGSAKTPEERRAMLTEALEFAREHLRADPAA, encoded by the coding sequence GTGAGCGGGATCGCGGTCGGACTGTCGACGGCCTCGGTCTACCCCGAGAAGCTCGAGGACGCCTTCCGGTACGCCGCCGAGACCGGCTACGACGGTGTCGAGCTCATGGTCTGGCACGAGACCGCCAGCCAGGACATCGCGAACGTCGCCGGGCTGTCGATGCGCTACGACGTGCCGGTGCTCTCCGTGCACGCGCCGTGCCTGCTGATCAGCCAGCGCGTGTGGGGTCCGGACCCGCTGGCCAAGCTCGGCCGCGCGGTGACGGCGGCGGAGGACCTGGGCGCCGACACCGTCGTGGTGCACCCGCCGTTCCGGTGGCAGCGGCGCTACGCCGAGCACTTCGTCGACCTGGTCCACGAGCTCGAGGACGGCAGTCACGTCGCGGTCGCGGTGGAGAACATGTTCCCGCTGCGGTTCGACGTGCTGCGGCGCAACGAGTCCGTCGAGCGGCTGAGGCGGCGCGGCAACCCGGGCGCCGCGGTCTCCGCGTTCTCCCCGTCGATCGACCCGACGGACGTCGGCTACGCGCACTACACGTTGGACCTCTCGCACACCGCCACCGCCGGCGTGGACGCGCTCGCGCTCATGGACCGCATGGGCGACGGGCTGCGGCACCTGCACCTGACGGACGGCCTCGGTGCCGCCGTCGACGAGCACCTCGTGCCCGGTCACGGCACCCAGCCGGCCGCGGAGGTGTGCCGGCGGCTCGCGACCTCCGGCTTCGACGGGCACGTGATCCTCGAGATCGCGACGGGCTCGGCGAAGACGCCCGAGGAGCGGCGTGCCATGCTCACGGAGGCGCTGGAATTCGCGCGGGAGCACCTGCGCGCCGACCCGGCAGCCTGA
- a CDS encoding Ppx/GppA phosphatase family protein — translation MRLGVLDIGSNTVHLLVVDAHWGAHPTPMSSTKATLRLAEKIEPSGRLSQAGEDALVESVEEFTKIARSSGCSEVMAFATSAVRDASNTDTVLAHVKQATGVDVEVLSGVDESRLTALAVRRWYGWSVGRVLNIDIGGGSLELSNGVDEEPDVALSLPLGAGRLTREWLPDDPPGRRRVGMLRDWLDAEIAPAAARLEAAGTPDLVAGTSKTMRTLARLTGAAPSSAGPRVKRTLTASGLRQLIAFISRMTAADRKELEGLSSDRAGQIVAGALVAEAAMRAMNVEALDICPWALREGVILRYLDTQAGFTPENGAKSH, via the coding sequence GTGAGATTGGGAGTCCTCGACATCGGGTCCAATACGGTGCATCTCCTCGTGGTCGATGCCCACTGGGGCGCGCATCCGACACCGATGAGCTCGACCAAGGCCACGCTGCGGCTGGCCGAGAAGATCGAACCCAGCGGCCGGCTCAGCCAGGCCGGCGAGGACGCGCTCGTGGAGTCCGTCGAGGAGTTCACGAAGATCGCACGTAGCTCCGGCTGCTCCGAGGTCATGGCCTTCGCCACCTCCGCGGTCCGCGACGCCAGCAACACCGACACGGTGCTCGCCCACGTCAAGCAGGCCACCGGCGTCGACGTCGAGGTGCTCTCCGGCGTGGACGAGTCGCGTCTCACAGCGCTCGCGGTGCGCCGCTGGTACGGCTGGAGCGTCGGCCGCGTGCTCAACATCGACATCGGCGGCGGCTCCCTGGAGCTGAGCAACGGCGTCGACGAGGAGCCGGACGTCGCGCTCTCGCTGCCGCTGGGCGCGGGCCGGCTCACCCGCGAGTGGCTGCCCGACGACCCGCCCGGCCGCCGTCGCGTGGGCATGCTGCGCGACTGGCTCGACGCCGAGATCGCCCCCGCCGCCGCCCGACTCGAGGCCGCGGGCACGCCCGACCTCGTGGCGGGCACGTCGAAGACGATGCGCACGCTCGCGCGCCTGACCGGTGCGGCACCGTCCTCCGCGGGACCGCGCGTCAAGCGCACCCTGACGGCCAGCGGACTGCGCCAGCTGATCGCGTTCATCAGCCGGATGACGGCGGCCGACCGCAAGGAGCTCGAGGGGCTGAGCTCCGATCGTGCGGGCCAGATCGTGGCCGGCGCGCTGGTCGCGGAGGCCGCGATGCGGGCGATGAACGTCGAGGCGCTCGACATCTGCCCGTGGGCGCTGCGCGAGGGCGTGATCCTGCGCTACCTCGACACCCAGGCCGGTTTCACGCCGGAGAACGGCGCGAAGTCCCATTAA
- a CDS encoding NAD-dependent epimerase/dehydratase family protein, with protein sequence MRLLVLGGTAFLSREVAVAALWAGHEVVCAARGASGCVPDGAQLVRWDRSSGPVPSALSDGAFDAVVDVAGTPTWVRSAVAALPAAHWVFVSTISVYADSATPGGTPATLPLLNAAETDLDPISSAEAYGATKVACEAIVRARYPGAVVVRPGLIVGPGDPTGRFSYWPARLAPLADGDRVLAPGAPDARVQVIDVRDLAQWLVLLAERRTAGTFDAVAAATPMRAFLDQTAAGVGVAPKWCWATDDFLSGHGVQPWTGPRSLPLWLPRPAYGGMLDHDASFSAAAGLRARSLVDTARDTAAWLRGNPAAVVTGISRDEERDLLDGLCGSVAGRAPSE encoded by the coding sequence ATGAGACTGCTCGTACTCGGCGGCACGGCCTTCTTGTCCCGCGAGGTGGCGGTCGCCGCGCTGTGGGCCGGTCACGAGGTGGTCTGCGCAGCGCGGGGCGCATCCGGGTGCGTGCCGGACGGTGCACAGCTCGTCCGGTGGGACCGATCCTCTGGGCCGGTTCCGTCCGCACTGTCCGACGGTGCTTTCGACGCCGTCGTGGACGTGGCCGGAACGCCGACATGGGTACGGTCGGCCGTCGCGGCGCTGCCCGCCGCGCACTGGGTGTTCGTCTCCACTATCAGCGTGTACGCAGATTCTGCGACGCCGGGCGGAACACCCGCGACACTGCCCCTCCTGAACGCCGCCGAGACGGACCTCGACCCGATCTCGAGCGCGGAGGCGTACGGCGCGACGAAGGTGGCGTGCGAGGCCATCGTGCGGGCCCGGTACCCCGGCGCGGTGGTGGTGCGGCCGGGCCTGATCGTGGGCCCCGGCGACCCGACGGGGCGGTTCTCCTACTGGCCGGCGCGACTCGCACCGCTGGCCGACGGTGACCGCGTGCTCGCACCCGGCGCTCCTGATGCGCGGGTCCAAGTGATCGACGTGCGGGACCTGGCGCAGTGGCTCGTCCTCCTCGCGGAGCGGCGCACCGCAGGAACCTTCGACGCGGTCGCCGCCGCGACGCCGATGCGGGCGTTCCTCGATCAGACGGCAGCCGGCGTCGGAGTGGCGCCGAAATGGTGCTGGGCGACCGATGACTTCCTATCCGGCCACGGAGTCCAACCGTGGACGGGACCGCGCTCGCTCCCGCTGTGGCTGCCGCGGCCCGCCTACGGCGGCATGCTCGATCACGACGCGTCGTTCTCCGCGGCCGCGGGGCTGCGGGCCCGGAGCCTGGTGGACACCGCGCGGGACACGGCTGCATGGCTCCGTGGGAACCCCGCGGCCGTGGTGACGGGAATCTCGCGGGACGAGGAGAGGGACCTGCTCGACGGGCTGTGCGGGTCCGTTGCCGGGCGCGCGCCGTCCGAGTAG
- a CDS encoding response regulator transcription factor — protein sequence MTHVLIVEDEESLADPLAFLLRKEGFETTVVTDGAEALRHFDSAGADIVLLDLMLPGMSGTDVCKQLRARSSVPVIMVTARDSEIDKVVGLELGADDYVTKPYSARELIARIRAVLRRGADTAAADGLDDGVLEGGPVRMDVERHVVTVAGEAVTLPLKEFDLLEYLLRNSGRVLTRGQLIDRVWGADYVGDTKTLDVHVKRLRSKIEADPANPKHLVTVRGLGYKLEP from the coding sequence GTGACACACGTACTGATCGTCGAGGACGAGGAGTCGCTGGCCGACCCCCTCGCGTTCCTGCTCCGCAAGGAGGGGTTCGAGACCACCGTCGTGACCGATGGGGCCGAGGCGCTGCGGCACTTCGACTCCGCCGGGGCCGACATCGTCCTGCTCGACCTGATGCTGCCCGGCATGAGCGGCACCGACGTGTGCAAGCAGCTGCGCGCCCGCTCGTCCGTGCCGGTCATCATGGTGACCGCGCGCGACAGCGAGATCGACAAGGTCGTGGGCCTCGAGCTGGGCGCCGACGACTACGTCACCAAGCCGTACTCGGCGCGCGAGCTCATCGCCCGCATCCGCGCGGTGCTGCGCCGCGGCGCCGACACCGCCGCCGCGGACGGCCTGGACGACGGGGTGCTCGAGGGCGGCCCCGTGCGGATGGACGTCGAGCGGCACGTCGTGACCGTCGCCGGCGAGGCCGTGACCCTGCCGCTCAAGGAGTTCGACCTGCTCGAGTACCTGCTGCGCAACAGCGGCCGCGTGCTCACCCGCGGGCAGCTCATCGACCGGGTCTGGGGCGCCGACTACGTGGGCGACACCAAGACCCTCGACGTGCACGTCAAGCGCCTGCGCAGCAAGATCGAGGCCGACCCCGCCAACCCGAAGCACCTGGTCACCGTCCGCGGGCTGGGCTACAAGCTGGAGCCGTAG
- a CDS encoding sensor histidine kinase, protein MTVALCVVSALVGALIGWFARRVRQRVITAAPTGPTRLTVAELNRAVIRESPTGLVVVDRFRDVITSNARAEEFSLVREQLLDDRVWEAASRVLETGMPATVELTVARRSDRASIAVRCRVELIQGIEPDEQYAVVYADDDTENQRMEATRRDFVANVSHELKTPVGAIGLLAEALLESDDDPDAVRHFGSRVLVESTRMGNMVNELIALSRLQGAEKLPDLGSVEVDDVVGEAVARAQVAAEAHNIELIVDAPSGVEIRGDDTLLLTALSNLISNAIAYSPQNTQVSISRRRRTVDGTASIEIAVTDRGIGIAPEDQERVFERFFRVDKARSRMTGGTGLGLAIVKHVAANHGGTIRLWSKPGMGSTFTLVLPAPVDPGAEPAERDDHSEDVVR, encoded by the coding sequence GTGACTGTGGCCCTCTGTGTGGTGTCCGCCCTGGTGGGCGCCCTCATCGGATGGTTCGCGCGGCGCGTGCGGCAGCGGGTCATCACCGCCGCCCCGACCGGTCCCACCCGGCTGACGGTGGCCGAGCTCAACCGCGCGGTGATCCGCGAGTCGCCCACCGGCCTCGTGGTGGTCGACCGGTTCCGTGACGTCATCACCTCGAACGCCCGCGCCGAGGAGTTCTCCCTCGTGCGCGAACAGCTCCTCGACGACCGCGTCTGGGAGGCCGCCTCCCGCGTCCTCGAGACGGGGATGCCCGCCACCGTCGAACTGACGGTCGCGCGCCGCTCCGACCGGGCGAGCATCGCGGTGCGCTGCCGGGTCGAGCTGATCCAGGGGATCGAGCCCGACGAGCAGTACGCCGTGGTCTACGCCGACGACGACACCGAGAACCAGCGCATGGAGGCCACCCGCCGCGATTTCGTGGCGAACGTCTCCCATGAACTCAAGACGCCCGTCGGCGCGATCGGCCTGCTGGCGGAAGCGCTGCTGGAATCCGACGACGATCCGGACGCGGTGCGGCACTTCGGCTCCCGCGTCCTCGTCGAGTCGACCCGGATGGGCAACATGGTCAACGAGCTGATCGCGCTCTCGCGGCTGCAGGGCGCCGAGAAGCTGCCCGACCTCGGCAGCGTCGAGGTCGACGACGTGGTCGGCGAGGCCGTGGCCCGGGCCCAGGTGGCCGCGGAGGCGCACAACATCGAGCTCATCGTCGACGCCCCCTCCGGCGTGGAGATCCGCGGCGACGACACCCTGCTGCTCACGGCGCTGTCGAACCTCATCTCCAACGCGATCGCCTACTCGCCGCAGAACACCCAGGTCTCGATCAGCCGCCGCAGGCGGACGGTCGACGGCACGGCGTCGATCGAGATCGCGGTGACCGACCGGGGCATCGGCATCGCCCCCGAAGACCAGGAGCGCGTCTTCGAGCGCTTCTTCCGCGTCGACAAGGCGCGGTCCCGGATGACCGGCGGTACCGGACTCGGTCTCGCCATCGTCAAACACGTCGCCGCGAACCACGGCGGCACCATTAGGCTCTGGAGCAAACCGGGCATGGGTTCGACCTTCACGCTGGTGCTGCCGGCGCCGGTCGACCCGGGTGCGGAACCTGCAGAGCGCGATGACCACAGTGAGGATGTAGTGCGGTGA
- a CDS encoding GNAT family N-acetyltransferase has protein sequence MADVSVTNSPEQERYLLTVDGEQAGYLDYVDEVDVRLLTHTVVDAEYGGNGYAAVLTKAALDDVKESGKKARAVCSYVASYVAKHPEYAAVVEDAAER, from the coding sequence ATGGCTGACGTGTCTGTGACCAATTCTCCGGAGCAGGAGCGCTACCTGCTCACCGTCGACGGGGAGCAGGCCGGTTACCTCGACTACGTGGACGAGGTGGACGTCCGGCTGCTCACGCACACCGTCGTGGACGCCGAGTACGGCGGCAACGGCTACGCGGCCGTGCTGACCAAGGCGGCTCTCGATGACGTCAAGGAGTCCGGGAAGAAGGCGCGCGCCGTCTGCTCCTATGTGGCGAGCTACGTCGCGAAGCACCCCGAGTACGCCGCCGTTGTCGAGGACGCCGCCGAGCGGTAA